The nucleotide window GTGAGGATAATGTTGATAACGGTCAGAGaaatttcctcttcttcttctctgtGCTTCAATTCTCTCATTTCTAATACTAATAATAATTCCAAGCAGCTACACTCTCTAAAGGTAAATAGGTTCACACCCATTTGTAAAGCCAGCAGCCTCAGTTTCAATAGAAAAAACTCTAATACCACTGCCCCATCATGGAATCTTGGTCTAAATCACTCCACAAACAGGTACATATTCTTGAAATTAAGATATACCCTTTTGGTCTTTTTGCTCTTATATGAGTTGAATTATACTCAATTCTGATAAATATGCCAATTTGATTAAATATGTTTTGAAGATAAAGATTGGAACTTTCTCACTGTTTGTTGTAATGGGTCTTGTTTAGAACTTCTGAtttattgaaatatatattttgttgtaATGGGTACCTGCGACGGTGGGAGGTAACATGTATCCAATAGAATAATCGAGTTACGTGCAAGTTGGTCCGGACACCacgggcagcccggtgcactaagctcccgctacgagcggggtccggggaaaggctggaccataagggtctattgAACGCAGTCTtgccctgcatttctgcaaggaGCTGTTTACACAGCTAGAATTCGTGATTtcgtcacatgacaacaactttaccagctAAGCTAAGGTTCCCTATCTAGCCCATACACcacatttataaaaaaaaactttaattTGTTTACTTATTTTATCTGGGGTTATAGTGTTTACTTTCATTTAATtcatttgttttttgaaaaaaagtcTTGAACTTTCTGATTGTTTCTTGTGATAATTCCTGTTTCGAGCTTCTAATTTCGCGGAAATTAAGACTTCTgtgttgcttttttttttcctgGGATTGTATTATTCAATTTCATGTTGAGTTTGAAATACTGTCCTGAATTAGTTTTCCCTGAAAATAATTCCCAAATCTTGATGTTGGTTTGTTTTGGACAAATTGTAAAATGGTGCTATTGCTAGGATGGAACTTGTAAGCCTTTTTATTTGTAGTAGAATAATGTGAAATAAATAGTTTCATTTGTTTTACAATGGACGAAGATCACATAATATCTTGCTTACTAAGTAcattacatgctttaattgattTAATTATTTAACAGTCTTTTCTTCTTTCTGACTGTTATTTTCTTTCTCCAGCTGTGATAGTTCAGAATTTGATCCGTTAGGTATTAATTCAGGTAAATCATCCTGGGATAATTTGGTGAGCTTGTTCTTTCAAACATTTGAAAGTTCCTCAAATGCTAGGAAAGACAAAACTTCATCAGCTCGAGGGTTCGCAGGTAGCGTATCTATCTACAAAATTGTGTTTTTATGTTGTTGATTTCACCCACATATCTTAGCCTTTGATTAGGATATCTTTTGACTGGCAGCTGCAATTGAAGATACTAGCATTGATTTTGGAGATTTCTTCAAAGGTCCATTACCAGGAAAGTTTCTAAAGCTATTAGGCTTTTTAGCTTTGTCACGACTCGGGATCTATATACCGCTTGGTGGAGTAAATCGGGAGGCATTTGTTGGCAATTTAGATGAGAATAGTATATTAAGTACTTTGGATTCCTTTTCTGGTGGAGGCATAGGTCGCCTTGGAATATGTTCGCTCGGTATTGTTCCCTTCATCAATGCACAAATTGTGTTTcaacttcttgctcaaatctacCCCAAGTTGCAAGACCTTCAGAAAAAAGAAGGTGAAGCTGGAAGAAAGAAAGTGCTTCAGTACACTCGCTATGCTTCCGTTGGATTTGCCGTAGTACAGGTAATATTGTTTTTCCTAGAAAAACTGATATTCTCCCTCAGAGGCGGATGCAAGCATCTGCACCCAGTACTTTCAACACGAAGCATAAATTTTGTCtaaaaattcactaaaattgCAACAGACAGTAGGTATGAACCCATAGAGCTTAAATATTGGATTCGCCTCTGCTTTCCATGATCCATTTTATGTGACAGTGACACTCTTTCCTTTTTAGCATATTACTAATAGAATGACACTATCTATATTTGGAAAGATTAACTTTAGGttttcattttacccttaatgataGTCTTTTATAGCCAATGAAATGTCATGACATGTTTAAGACCACAAGATATAAAAGTCTTACTTTCTTTCTTAAATTATGTGCCCAGTCAACACCGCCACATTAGATCAAACGTAGGAGTATTACTTGAATGAAGAAGCATTCTCTCTATGAGATATTTGGTGCACAATTGAGTATTGGTAGTTTGTTTCTATTTGATTCTCActtgtacattgtggttgaggaATTGCATTTCATGCGTAAATACAGAGTCGATTGGCAAATTACACTTATCTTTAATTTCTGCGGCAGGCAATTGGCCAAGTATTATTCCTTCGTCCTTATGTCAATGACTTCAGTACCCAGTGGGCAATTTCTTCTATTGTTCTCTTGACCCTCGGCTCTGTACTTACGACGTATATTGGGGAGCGAATTACTGATTTGAAACTTGGAAATGGTACATCCCTTTTGATCTTTACAAATATCATATCCTACTTGCCAGCATCCTTTGGTAGGACAGTTGCACAGGCATATCAAGACGGTAATTATGTTGGGCTCGTTGGCATCCTAGTCTCGTTCTTCTTGCTAGTCCTTAGCATTGTATATGTACAGGTATGTCCTTATGTCTAGGTTGCTAAGCATTTAACTTCTTGTCATGCCGTTGAGGGAAAAATTGCTAACAGTGTTCTCAACCAAGGTTTTCAGGAAGCAGAGAGGAAAATTCCGCTAAATTATGCGTCAAGGTATAGTGGCAGAACTGGAGGAGGACTTCAAAAATCTGCATACTTACCATTTAAAGTTAGTATCCTTTTTTCTCttgtttcattagtttgttttgAAGGCTTGTACTGCTAAATAAGAGTGGGGCATCAGCTCTTCTTTGGATGAGAAGAGTGACGGTTGAAATCTGTTTCCCTGTGGAAGAAATTACTTACGACTGATTTTAAATTTCCTGCTGTTTCATGAGTGGTTAGTCATGCGATATGTAGTGTTAAGTCTCAAACATCGGCTAAGGAATGGGGGACTTGGTCTCTTTATATGGTTTAGGCAATCTTCACCTCATGAACTAGCTTTTTCGGTTGAGTTAGGCCTAAGGTTCATTTCTTTATCAATCAGAGCAGGCAGAGGTCTTGGGTCCGAGTCTCACTGCCACCtattacaacaacaaaaaaaagttGCACGTGCTTGgccaatgaaaaaaaataaattaatgaagCTTGCACGTGAGGGGGCATGTTGAAGAGactaagtaaataaaagtgtgcTTTCTCTAACAGCTTAAGCTTTTAGATAAGATGGTCAAACAATTCAGTATggtattggtatcagagccggacTCATCCCAATTCTTTGTTTCACTTATGTTGGGCCCCCATATTGTATTGGTCACGCTCCAGTTGGCAGAATTAGGTGTGCGATGGGGTGTTGAGTTTCCACATCGGCTTAGGGACAAGGGGACCCATTAGTTCACATTAATCTTATATTTGTGATGGAAGCGTGCAGTGAAGTACTTTTGCAATTAGTAAATTATGATCCTTCTTAAATACAACTTACGATTATAGTTACAATGAGCAGGTGAACAGTACAGGAGTAATGCCGATTATTTTCTCTACGTCATCACTAGCCCTTCCTGGTACTCTGGCACGTTTCACTGGTGTAGGTTTCCTGAGGAATGCTGCAGCAGGTTTAAACCCTGGAGGTAAGTAAAAGATAGTGCAGTTTCCTCACTTCACGTGCACTTTCCACTGAATAAAGCGTGTGCCTTAAACTCGACTCCCTTTGAACTTATAATGCATATACGCTTCCTGTCCTGATGTACCAAAGTTTTGAAACAAATTGACGACTATCCTTAAACGAAGAGGTTTAATCTTGTAGAACTTGTTGTGCAATACTTTTGAGTTAGTAGTACTACGTAGAAGATAGAGGAACTAGAGACAGAAGCTGAAAAATGACTTCTCTAAGGTGGAATAGGTGGTACTTGACTACAGATATTATCGGCGACCATAGTTTTGGAAAGAAAAGGTTAAAGATAAAATGGTATTTGTATTTTCAATGAAAAGGAGAtaagcaaaacaatgagaaaaaaaGTTGATTATTGACGGTGCATTTCTTTCTGTTCATGCATGTGTGGACTTATTTTCAATTTATAATATTTTGAGGGCTTTGACCAAACAGATGTTCCTTTGTAGGTTCTTACTATCTCCCGGTAAATGTTTTGTTGATTGCCTTCTTCAATTACTATTATACATTCCTGCAATTGGACCCCGATGATGTCAGCGAACAATTGAAGCGACAAGGTGCCTCAATCCCACTTGTTCGACCGGGTAAAAGCACAGCAGCATTCATCAAGACGGTATTATTGCCTTCTTTGGTTTCCGTGGCCTTATTTTCTTTCTACTCATTGCGTCTCTTGATTATCTAATCTAGCAGGACTCTTTCTTATAAGACAGTAGTCATGTTCAGCGTGTTGTTGGAGATAACAGAAAACTGATGatttatttaaatctttatataTAAGATGTGCTCCCTCTGTCCCATTTCATGTGAATAGATGCGATGGTCAAAACACTTGAATTTGGACATAGATTCTTCAGATTTCTAAAAATGAAAGTACTATAAGTCACAATTAGGTAGTTCAAGAAAATATAATCCGCCAACTCACACAGATTTGGGCAGGCAGGCTGGCTTAATATTCATTGGCTGCTCATTTAAGGCACAGTTCAAATTTACCCATTAAAAACTTGTGTATATTCATTCATATATATGCTGACAGTATAAGTGTTTGTAACACAAATCCATTTTCAGACTGGATAAAGCTCAAATGCTTTGTCTGAGATTCATATATATTTCCCTATATTGTTAAGAGTAGCCAACTTTCTATATGATTTGGATTTACGGGGTTTTTCTTActtttccagttttttttttgtaaacgATACTCTCTCTTAGTGTATACTTGATACTCTAGAATAGGTAAGTAATTGATGTATTGCATATATAATTGTACATGAATACCGTCTGCCACGTGGTAATCTTATCAAATAGTTTAACTGTGATTTAAAGATCAAAGTGCTTCGTCATTTCATTATGCCTTAAAACGGGGAATTACAGGTACTCAGCCGGATATCAGTTCTTGGTTCGGCATTCTTGGCGGTTCTTGCTGCTGGCCCTGCTGTGATTGAACAAGCAACACACCTCACTGCTTTCCGGGGCTTTGCAGGCACGTCAGTGCTTATTCTCGTGGGTTGTGCTACAGACACTGCAAGGAAAGTGCAAGCGGAGATTATATCCCAAAAGTACAAGAACATAGAGTTTTACGACATTGATAATAAATATTGAGTCGAGACATTTGGTTAAAGCTGGAGAAATGAGCTTGTAATACATAAAGAAAACATAAAAGCCGGAATACAAACTAGTTCATTGAGTTTGATCTGGACGCGAGAGCCTCTACTTTTTATTCCCCTTCCCCCTAATTTTCTTAATCAATGTATTCTACTAGTCTCTGTATTAACAACTTAGATGTACATGTTTCTTAGATCTGTGTAAAATGCAGGCACAAAACTGCCAtcttttttctgttttattttttgtttttagtgAATTTCCCTTTTCAAATTATTGAACTATCTCATTTGAAAGTTCAGCTTTGATTCTTTCACCAGGTTTCTCTTTTATTTGTAGTTACCTGGATTGTACATGGGATCTCatcatatttttgaaaaataaattgagGGAAATTGCGAAGGAGAgctttggcgtaactggtaaagttactTCCATATGACCAGAAGGTCATGTGTTCGAGACGTGAAAACAggctcttgcagaaatgcaaggtaagactGCATACAATAGAATCATGTGGTCCCGCCCTTCTCCGAACCTCGGAGCTTCGTGAACCGGgctgtccttttttttttgttttaattgaGGGAAATTGTGAAAACTTTAGTCTCAAGAGAGTTTATATTGGAGTATGTGACAACTGATAAATGACTTGTTAAATTCAAGTGCACATTTTTTTTTCTAAACCTTTCAAAAAAATTAGTAGCTTATGCATCTGAAATGAGGAGTGTAAAGAGATAGTAGAGGAATTGTGATTCACGCCCTTCACTAAGTATTTCCCCCGTGTCTTGTCTTGCGCGAGaacatttttttctctttatcctTGCGGTATTTTGAATTCATTGCTCCATCTAATTCACATTCGTGCTGCATAGGCTGACTTAAGAGGAAAGCAAATTAACTACTAAGGTGACTAATAACCCATTTGGCCAAGCTTAAaaaacttattttgagaagtgtttttggtgagaagcagtttgtgtttggctaattaatttgaaaagcacttctgagcaacaattagtgtttggccatgcttttaaaaactgtttctaagtgtatttttctgaaaactgattttagagagaaactatttttttctgcttcttctcaaaagcacttttttcttggcaaaatacataagttacccccTTAACTATGGACCAAATCCATGTTACACACTTTCTGAGCACGAAAATCatcttacacactcaaccttttcaGAATGTGTACACACCTCTTATTTCTTGACCAgtttataaaaatatgtataaTGTCACACACCAATAAGATCATGACATGTGTCattattaattttttaaagagaaaatatttaaaattactcTTATACCCCCAATTTAAAAAATCATCTAACACCTCCACCTTCTTTTGCCTTCCGTCGTTGCTACCCACCGGGAAAAAGCCATAACCACCACTTCTTAACCTTCACACAAATTTAATTTTGCAATCATTTATCCATAACAAACCCAATACCGAAAATGGAAGAGATAAAAATTATAATTGCAACTCCTCCGTTCTCCATTTTCCTCCTCCATTTTTAGATCTCATACACAACCAAATAAAGCAAATCAAAATCATTTTTTCGTTTTCATTAATTACAACTCCATCGTGAATAAAAATCTCAAATCTTCCTTTATATGAAAGAAGCTGAGTTGGAAATTTTAGAATTTCAGTCATTCTCATaaattgttttttattatttaggTAAATTGGGTATTTTAGTAGATTTTAATGATAGTAAAAGAAACAAGAGAGAAGCTTAAAGGGGTAATTTTAGAGAAAATTTACAGCACCTTCTTTAAAAAGATTATCAGAGTTTTGGTAGATTTTTGTAATACTGGGGAAGAGAAAATGGGAAGGGAAGACCAGAGAAAAGGAGGGGGGAGCTGATCGTTTGGGAAGGATCTGAGACAGAGATGTTTGGTAGCTTTTTtcatttgataaaaatggaaaataaggaaaatattattattatgacACATGGCATTAAAATATGGATTTAGATAAAATATTTACAATTTTGCACGCTCATCTTTTTTTGTTAAGCACGCAAAAGTCACGTAGTAAAATAGGGGTGTATCAGATACACTttgaaaaggttgagtgtgtaagatGATTTTGGTGCTCAAaaagtgtgtaacagggatttggtcCATAGTTTAGGGGGTAACCTATGTATTTTgcttttttcttctaaaagcttggtcaaacacctctatttttgaaaaaacacTTTTGACGTACTTTTGGCCCCTGATAACGCCCAACtataccttataaaaaggacaagcggtcgttgcaaatataatccagatatttagcccagagtcgaatcccacagggaattaacatACCAATTACTTTTGTCAGACTCACTGAATTCTCCGTAATCAACTTCCCAgatattttgaataacaattggtgatatttttactaactataactgaataaagttaagtaaactaaaagctaactatgactgagttgtaaacaattaagagaaggatctaaggttgtaatttcccctattgatggaatcccttcctgttATGTTCCGCATAGATTTGTCTAAtcgtctctatcgatcatgacCGCTCTaactaccgtaaatctctcccgagtaattacgacaatttactagacacactctcccgagttacgctagttggcttttattacagctcacttagatcgcacccaaggtttcgttatccataatctcacctttaaaccctcggttattgattcctcatatactttgggagtggtgttgttcaacaactacctaaatatgcactctctcttgAGTAATACATATTAAATAGGCACGGCTAATTGGGGATCCTATCAATTAAttacaacaagaacgtagttgaacaaatagagattaaactgggcaaactatattaacacgacaagaagttcatccctcaacaggttccatcaaaccctagagtaAATAATTACCTACTCATAGCAAAGCAAGATAAAACCATAAAATTATTCATAATTCGCAAATAAAGATAATAAGAAGAAGATTGAAAAACTCTAATGGTGTCTTGATTTGCCTCCAATttagtctaaaaacaagcttcACCTTTTGCTTGGgcgagtttgttgagtttataaaGGGTTAGGATAAGTTTCGCCCGATTTACACTTAAGTCCCCAAATTTCTGGGCAATTACAAAGTCGACCGCGACCGCGGAATAATGCGGCGTGACCGCGGTGAAATGCATCAATTTTACCTCACTCATTTGACCTACTGCGGTCGAGCGCGGTGGCCTCTTGTTCAAtcatctttgcttgttcttcctccttggatcgttaaagaatcttgttgctctgataccaattgttagcggaaacgtaaaagaaagaacacaagatttaacgtggttcggatcaaaataatcctacgtccaccagagaacagttgcctttttaatattaacaaaggaaggggagagttcccaattacacttaagagaatttctctcttaactctctactcactacaatgtgttgtattatttttgggatggtttctacaaatgaaggagtgcatctatttatagaggtaaagacctcctcttgatgtcattggtgacatcaaactacctcatcttgatgtcatgggtgacatcaaaggaggaagcttcctcctagcatccacaccaactctttccaccaactcttccaattggcatgccattgttgactaaacataaaccaacaccttcaatctccaccttggtttgcaTTTCGAGCAtgcgtgtgaacaactctggccaaaacttctaagcttactgggcaaccccgttgtaagaaacaagaagaatcaaaccattgttgaacataccaaCTGTTCTCTTCagagttgcatcagttgatgcacacccccgccaagtccttgcagtgtgcaaacttagcgagtgggactatcttggtcaacatatctgcagcattatcgtctgtgataaccttcacgaccttgatagttccctcttcaacaacatctcgaataaaatgaaatctgacatcaatgtgtttagtgcgctcatgaaatctctgatttttcattagatgaataacactctgactatcacatctaagagttgattccagctgaCCCAAACTCAATTCTGCTACTAAACctttcaaccagatagcttccttcatcgcctccgctgctgccatgtattctgcttTTGTCGTAGACAAAACGGCAATCGACTGCAGAGTCGACTTCCAACTAACggcactgccaacgagggtaaagatgtatctagttgtggaccttcttctgtcaagatctcctgcatagtcagaatctacataaccgagaattgaaatacctccaccactttttcgaaaggtcagaccaacaccagaagctcctttgagatatctcaatatccacttgacagcttcccaatgcctctttcctgggctggacatgtatctacttaccacacttacagattgagcaatatctggacgtgtgcataccatagcatacataatgctaccaactgcactggcataaggaatctttgacatatgctccacctcatcctcggactgaggcatttgtaactctgaaagtttaaaatgaggagctaatggtgtacttacaggcttgcacgtatgcatattgaatctcttgagaaccttttcaatatacctcttctaagaaagatgtacaacaccgtcttcttttgaaatctccataccaaggattttctttgcagctcctaaatccttcatgtcaaattccttactcaacagtttcttcaaagcatttatctctgtaatgttATTAGCAACAATAAGCATATCATGAACATACAACAttaaataaatcattgagttaccagacatcttcttgtgatacacacagctatcaaatgcactccttgagaattcatgtgtagtcatgaatgcatcaaacctcttgtaccactgtctaggggattgcttcaaaccatacaaagacttcttttgttggcatacgtgatcttcttttccctcagctaggaaaccttcaggctgatccatatagattgtctcttctagatcaccgtgtaagaaatcaattttgacatcaagctgttgaagctccaagtcaaattgggcaatcaatgctagtagcacgcgaattgagctatgTTTCACGGttggagagaaaatctcattgtcgtcaattccctccttctgactgaatccttttgcaaccaatctcgccttgaacctaacatcttccacttcaggaattccctctttctttcggtagacccacttgcatccaactgtcatattccccttttgtcttttcactaagacccatgtctgattcttgtgaagagactccatctcttcagtcatggctaaccgccattgtACAACATCCTTGCAggaagttgcttcaatatacgaggagggctccagatccttaatctcttcttgtgcagctacgaacgaatatgcaatcaagtttgctgGATCTATAAGGCATTCCGGTTCTCATGTTtgcctcttctccctcccctttgcaattgtgtatggttcattgagAGCAAGTTCTTCAAGTtctacatcttctgactcatctttaacctgagtctcttgatccttttccttggcaagctccacctGCCCGtcgttcttgtttcctgaaaactccacggaaactttacggggatcaagtatagaggattcatcaaaggtgacatctctactaactataaatttgagtaaatacaaacaccaaagtttgtacccttttactccatccacataccctacgaatatggccttcttagcccttgattaaagctttccttcattaacgtgataataagctggacacccaaatactcgtaagtatgaatagttatagggttcacctgaccatacctcattcggagtcttaaagtcaattgccgatactggagatcgattgacaatatgagcagcagtgtgaactgcttcagcccaaaatactttggacattttgtcttgtaggagcatacaacgagccttttcaagaagagttctgttcattctctcggcaactccattTTAATGTGGGAtatgcctgacagtcctatgtcttgagatcccatgaaccttgcagaattcattaaactctccattgcaaaactccaagccattgtttgtgcgaagatacttgattttccgctccatttgattttcaaccaaaatcttccactctttaaatgcttcaaaagcatcactttttgccttcaaaaaatgcacccaaacctttcgtgagaaatcatcaataaaagtgagaagatacctctttttgcccttcgatggaagtttagagggaccccataaatctgaatggatgtagtctagcactcctcttgtcttgtgtttgccagtgctgaagctgaccttcttttgcttccctagaacgcagtgctcacagaagtcaagtgtgttgatcttctcaccttccaaaaggttacgattgctcaacatctccagtccacgtgcgctcatatgacccagtctcatgtgccatagtcttgccttgtcatcattagataactgcactgtagatgcatttgcagagccaacaatggtgcttccggccaatgtgtaaaggccgttctccagcttgcctttcagcatgactaaagaacctttagtcacctttatagttcctgctccgctcatgtacctgtagccttgttcatccagagtactcagggagatcaaattcttcttcagatcaggaacatgacgtacttgtgtaatagtcctcacgacTCCATCATGGTAGCAaacccgaactgagccaatgccaactattgcacaagttgcattattgcccattactacgattcctccacttttctcatagctgctaaaccagtcttttcggaacgtcatatgcagagtgcaagcagagtctaacacccatttgttttcatcattactattattattacacgatgttgttattacataatcattatcaaaatcatgtaCCTATTCAACTGTggatgcactcgccttttccttggactttgacatcGGGCAGTCTCGTTTaaagtgccccttcttgccacaaccccaacactTTGTATTCTTATTGTTCACACGAAactttgatctgtgctttgatttgctctttccctgttggctagtccggcctctcacaaagagcccacttgtctggtcatctctatctccttcaatgtgcctccgcacatcactagagttaagtgcctgccgcacttgctcaagattgataggctccttgctatacatcattgaattctcaatatcacgatatcctgaagtcaatgaaaatagcaaagcacatgcaagagtctcctcctcctttttaattcctgcaatctgtaagttcatgacaagtttattgaacgcatctaaatgatcttgtaacgaagtacttgaccccatcttaaatgtgtgaagacgtcgttgtaacaacatccttgttgtcactgatcggtcttggtatagcccttctagcttttcccataactgtttgaccgtctcttcggtacccgtactcacttcacaaagcatgttaggtgcaagggatagttggattgcactcaatgtatccccttcaatcttctccttgtcgggagttgatatatccttaggatactttccgtcaatagcatggattgaaccttccttccgcagtaacgccatcatctggTCTTCCAaatattgaagttgttgcgtccactgaatctgtcaatttcaaacttcatggaactcatctttgcttgttcttactccttggatcgttaaagaatcatgttgctctgataccaattgttagcggaaacgtaaaagaaagaacacaagatttaacgtggttcagatcaaaataatcctacgtccactagagaacagttgcctttttaatattaacaaaggaaagggagagttcccaattacacttaagagaatttctctcttaactctctactcactacaatgtgttaTATTAttttcgggatggtttctacaaatgaaggagtgcatctatttatagaggtaaagacctcctcttgatgtcattggtgacatcaaactacctcctcttgatatcatgggtgacatcaaaggaggaagcttcctcttagcatccacaccaactctttccaccaactcttccaattggtatgtcattgttgactaaacataaaccaacaccttcaaTTCCAAAACACTCCATAGTCTCGTCCTAACTTGGATTAGTTCCTACAAAGCAAAAGAACACCAATTAGAGTATTTTGTTATTTACatttaaaacaataataaagtatgGTTCATTTTGATTGTAAATAGCGTCCATATAACCTACTATCAGCTAAAAAAA belongs to Nicotiana tabacum cultivar K326 chromosome 6, ASM71507v2, whole genome shotgun sequence and includes:
- the LOC142181548 gene encoding putative mitochondrial protein AtMg00300; protein product: MTFRKDWFSSYEKSGGIVVMGNNATCAIVGIGSVRVCYHDGVVRTITQVRHVPDLKKNLISLSTLDEQGYRYMSGAGTIKVTKGSLVMLKGKLENGLYTLAGSTIVGSANASTVQLSNDDKARLWHMRLGHMSARGLEMLSNRNLLEGEKINTLDFCEHCVLGKQKKVSFSTGKHKTRGVLDYIHSDLWGPSKLPSKGKKSI
- the LOC107788151 gene encoding preprotein translocase subunit SCY1, chloroplastic, with the translated sequence MLITVREISSSSSLCFNSLISNTNNNSKQLHSLKVNRFTPICKASSLSFNRKNSNTTAPSWNLGLNHSTNSCDSSEFDPLGINSGKSSWDNLVSLFFQTFESSSNARKDKTSSARGFAAAIEDTSIDFGDFFKGPLPGKFLKLLGFLALSRLGIYIPLGGVNREAFVGNLDENSILSTLDSFSGGGIGRLGICSLGIVPFINAQIVFQLLAQIYPKLQDLQKKEGEAGRKKVLQYTRYASVGFAVVQAIGQVLFLRPYVNDFSTQWAISSIVLLTLGSVLTTYIGERITDLKLGNGTSLLIFTNIISYLPASFGRTVAQAYQDGNYVGLVGILVSFFLLVLSIVYVQEAERKIPLNYASRYSGRTGGGLQKSAYLPFKVNSTGVMPIIFSTSSLALPGTLARFTGVGFLRNAAAGLNPGGSYYLPVNVLLIAFFNYYYTFLQLDPDDVSEQLKRQGASIPLVRPGKSTAAFIKTVLSRISVLGSAFLAVLAAGPAVIEQATHLTAFRGFAGTSVLILVGCATDTARKVQAEIISQKYKNIEFYDIDNKY